TCTATCTCTGCCACATATCCTCCCTACAAAACTCGGAACTTGGTGTCTGCATAGAGATCTCTAATTGACCGTCGTCGGGCAGGTGCCTACGCCAAAACCACAACTGGCATCTCTTCGCTCCGGCCCACCACACCCAGCGCATGCCCGCGATGTTTCAGCAAATGGACCACAAATTTGTTGTCCCTATCGTTCCTAATGCTGTGCGGAAGTTCACTCGCTTGATTTTACAAGACAGCGCTTGTGCAGAGCCTCCGGGCTACAGTCAGAAGCATGGACATCGAGCTTGAAACCATTCCATGAGGCTCAGGTGCCAGAGCTGATGATGCAAAATGATTTGGACTGCCGCTCAGCTATCCACCATATAACCAACTGATGCCTTCCGACGCATTCAAGTTACTAGAATTACCTTCGACAAGCACTGCGTTGGAAAGCAGTTAATACAAGCCTGGCTGGCTGTTCTGCATTTAGCGATGAGGGAGAATTCTGGGACTAGGAACCAACAGCAATGAATTTGCTTTCACAAGCATGGAACTTAGGTACTCGGACCTACAGCTCAAACAGACGACGCGAAAGAGATGGACTAGTCAGGGTTTGCTCTTTGGGGCGATTGGATTGACACGAGAAACTGCACTGCCAGGCCCATTACAAGCAAAAATGGGATTTATATGACTTATGGAATATACACCGGCATTCTTACACTCCTCCTCAGAGGAAAGAACCAGCCCACATACGATTGCACCCAGGATGCATCAAAGTCAGCTATCGATGCCGAGCACGACGACTATGGTCTAGCATATCGAGCTAGAAGTGACTACAATGACTGAATTTACGGTATATTTCACTCTGAAAGCAGGTGAAATGGAAGCTTGCGCAGTATACTGCAAGCTATACCTCTTAATACGCTTGTACCTGGACAGATTCGACCTGCAAAAGTGCAGGATTCCACATGGCTCCCGTGCGTCGAGGACACCACCGTGTACAAAAACATGCGGAAAACACCAAAGGACAACTACATTTGATTAAGCGACATTTTCCTGAATAGGTGGTCTCCGAAAATGGATAGAATAGACATACGTCGGCTCAGGCTGGTCTTAAGAAGAGTCTTGATGAACGACGTAACAGCTGCACCAGGGAAATCTGTCAGCGAGTCAACCGATATACATTTGTTAGTCTAACTGACGCCATGCTCTCTGTCAACACTGTGCAAAACCACCCGCGGTACAAAAGACACCAAGCACACCATTTAACGACAAAACATGAACAAAATTAAAGAGTCCTCGTTACTCTAATTATTCATCCACAATCAATGACGTGATCCTTCCTATACAGCTCAACTCAGGGATCATTTTGGCCACGTCATTGTGCCCTATAACAGAGTTTGATGAAATCGTGCAGACGATTCGAGTCCGTTGGAGTTGGGTCACCGACGTCCCAAGCCCGTTCCAAACTGGGACCCGATGAAACAATTAGCAGAACGCTCCTATTGTGCGAGATTCATGTCACACACCTATGATCAAGTCAAGTTCATTTCACGTGGAGTCCTGACATTCCAAGCGTCGCAATGTCCTCGTCCTTTACGGTCTATTTGGTACGCTCCTAATAGTGCCAAAACATGGGTTACAATTAGTTGAGTTGAGGGTTGCTTGTTGTAGTTTTCAGGCCACAAAACACGAGCAACCCCAGACCGATACACAGGATGGGCTTAACATATTGTCACCATTGGAAGGAGGATGCCTCTGGCTGAGAACAAGTTCAACAAGAAACCAGTCTTCAGCCCAAACCGCTCATTCTCTTTGGCCGATACAATCAACCCGAGTGTTTACCCTCAGAGGCAGcacttcgtcttcttctgcgctgCGGGCGATGTGATCTGCAAAGCTCCAACCATGCAAATCAACATGGCTAAACCGCATTGAAGAACTCTCGCAGCGACCACTAGGCTATCCGTTTATGAGGACCGCGTGGTTTTCTAGTCctgggaggagattgcgcgGCAAGGCTCTCAGAAATGACTCTCTTGGGGCATTCGGTACTCTACGATAAGCTTTGCGAACCACACAGGTGTGCAAACTGCTTCACTTCCCGGCCATGTCTGAGATTACTTGAATATGAAACGAGCGTAGCGGGAAAATACCATGGATATCGAACTCCAAGGCCATTATTGAGCACCAGTTCCCCATTACTAGTAGTAACGTTCCATCGTTGATATCTAAACTAAGCGTTATATAACCATCTAACCCAACACATAAAGGGTCCCAATATCATGTCACATCCAGAGGCCCCACAACCAACACATGAGgcaagagaagaaaagaaatgcagACCCAAACAACACCAAGAACCAAAATCAACCCAACACAAGCCAAATACACAAGGATAACCTAGAGACCAAGAACATTGGCCAACACGGGACCAACGATGGGGACCCCAGCAATAGGGGACTCCGGCTTCGCActggcagaggcagagggagTAGACGAGGCTGATGCGGTAGCGTCAGAGACGCTCACAGAAGAGGTAGCAGCAGCCGAGACGTGGAAGTGTGATGACTCGGTCGGCTTAATGACGGCAGAGGACGCGGCGCCGTGTTGTTGGATTCCAGTAGCCTTTTCGCCAGGGAAATTCATGTTCGAGTTGGGGACCACGGTTGGCGTAGGCGTAGGGGTggctgcgctgctgctgtgctgcTGGCCGAGGTTCAACATTTCCATGATACCCTTGAAGAGCAATgttaattctttatttctgGGCTTTGACCAGGGAGGGTGAGTAAGTAAATACCTCGACAGGGTTGGCACGTTCGACGTTGGTGGATGTCGGGGCCGTGACGGCTAGGACGGCCAGGTTGAGGGCAATGGCGGCAGCGAGCTTCATCTTGAACGGTTGGCtttggttgttgggttgttgggctggaagagggagTGATAGGTGTCGAAGGAACTGGGGTTGTCAAGTTGGAAGCAGGATGGAACTGGTGATTTATACTACTCGCTGGACAGACGAACGGGCGTCGGGTGGCATACGCAAGCTTTCGCACCCATGGATAAACATTCCTGACGCGTCGGAGGATATGCCACGCCAGGGCACGAAGCCACGAACAAGCCATCCCAGACACCGAGCGTCTTGTCCGGGGATCTTATCCGGAAGTAATCCAGCGTCCAATGGTGTGCTTCAGGATGCAAGGGACCACGGTCTGTGGAGAACGGATGGCATTACGCCAAAGCAAGGGATGCGAGCCTACGAAGCTTGGAGGCTTGGGAGCAGCGCCACAGACGTACGAGGTTCGAAGGAAACATTCCAAACGTTGATTATGCAACTACATACTCGAAGGCTGGTTGGGATAAGCGACAGGAATGTGCCTCCTTCTGATTGACACGAACCACGCCATTCGATATTGACAGCGGCCGCAACACGAGGGAGTGAAGAGAATAAATTCAGCTTCGGATCATTGTCGGCACGACTTTTGACCTCGAATATCATGGGATTGACGAACGAGACTTCGAAGATGCCATTCTTAACTGAAGAGTGGTTAGTTTGATTGGTATATACAAGGATGTTCAAACGGATGATCGTTCATTGCGCTATTAATCGAGAGCGCAAGGAGGACAGGGAGTCAGGGACACATTAATCCCTTCTGTTCCTCCTGTCGATCCGACGTTGAGCAATTTCTGCAGTGCCAGCCATAACTAACAAGGCTGTTGCTGGTATGTTAATGACGATCAACTGAAAGTTGCGCGAATTGCTTGTATGCTCAAAAGCGAACCCAAGAGCCTCGTGCTTGTGGCAGGCGATGGGATTAGAATGAGCAGGTCACTCTCGGTCCCGTTCTATAATTTCTCAATGGAATGAACTGTCCATCAACAAGGGTATGTTGGAGACCTGGTTATGtatgaagaaagaaaaagaaaaaggaagagtGGAAGATTTTGTCGCGCGGAATTTGTTGAGGCTGCGGGCTGAGTCATCATATGTCGGCGACTTGTTTAGCCGAGCCGAGGCCTGCCTTCCCGCGAGACACTACGGAGTACGGTGTAGTAGTGTATACACGAAACGCTACTCAGTAGTCAGTACTCATATTATTTTGAAGTCTAACATTCTGATCGCTAGATTGTACAGTCATAAGGTATATACAGCAACATGAAAACTAGAAACGCGCGATAACCTTCTCTTGCGCGTCAGCCAACGCCCATGAATCGGACGCGGTCTTGCTGAGAACCAGCTTGGCCTGCTCAGCCGTGAAGCCCTTGGCCTCGACGGCCGGGTTGTAACCGAGACCAGTAATTCTTGCGATATCCGCTGATGGAACGGGCTGGGCAACCTTGCCGTCTGCGCGCTTGTAGACGGTCACAACAACCGCGCCACCCAGACCCAGGTTATGCTGCAGGCAGGCGTCGGTTCCCGGGACCAAGCGGTTGTTGGCCCAGCCACGGAGGTGCCAGACAAGTTCTGTGCATTGTGCCAGACCGGTTGCGCCGAGCGGGTGGCCCTTGGAAATAAGGCCGCCTGATGGGTTGATAACCATCTTGCCGCCATAAGTGATGTCACCCTTGGCAACCATTTCATGCGCCTTGCCGGGCTCGCTGAGCTCAAGGGCATCAATTGTGATCATCTCGTTGGCCGAGAAGCAGTCGTGCAGCTCGCATACTTTGATGTCTTTGACGTTCACACCGGCTTCGGCAATGGCAGCGCGGCATGCATCCCGTGCCATGCCGAATCCCATAAGGTCAATGGAGCTCTGGTTGTACAGAGTGTTGTTATCTGTGGCAAGCTGTTGACCGGCAATGAGAATAGCCTGGTCCTTAAGTTGGGGTCGAGCATCCAAGAACTCCTGGGAGACAACAACGGTGGCGGCGGCACCGTCGGATGTAGGGCAGCACTGAAGCTTGGTGAGGGGCTCGTGGATCATCGGAGACTTCAAAACCTGCTCGAGAGTGTACTCATCCTGGAACTGGGAGTATGGGTTGCGCTTGGAGTGTTCGTGGTTGACACGGGCGATTTCGGCAAAGTCTTCGGGTTTGGCGCCGTACCTACTATAGTCAGTTTGGCCCTTGAGGCGACACCAAGAAACTTACTTCTCAATGTATTCGCGACCCGCGTTACCGAACATCTGAGCGGCACCGGGGGCGTTGGTGATACCGCGAGTCTCGGCCATCATCATACCGAGCAGGCCGGTGGGGTTGGCGCGGTCGTTGTAGACCGACTGCAGAGATCCGGGGCTCATCTTTTCGAAACCAACGACGAGGACGCAGTCGGCCGCGCCGTGGGAGACGAGGGTGCGGGCCATCGCAAGACCAGTTGAGCCGGTCGAGCAGTTGTTGTTGACATTGTAGACAGGAATTTGGGTCAGGCCGAATTGGTAGAACACACGCTGTCCGCAAGTGCTGTCGCCGTAGACGTAGCAAGCAACACCCTGGTCAACCTCGTCGTAGTTGATCTTAGCGTCCAACATGGCCTTGACACCGGCCTCAAATCCGAGCTCATTGTAGTCAACCTTGCCTCGGGGCTTGATGAACTTGGTCATGCCAACGCCAAGGACGTAGGCGGGACCTGCTGGTTTCTTGCCCATTTTGAATGAAATTTGATGATTTAGAAAGGATAGTTTCAAGCGCAATGAGTATCCAGCAAGAAAATAGGGTAAAGGCCAGGGACCAGCTTTTAAATGTGGTTCAGGAGAGCATGTGGATAGCAGCGGCCGTGGCTTTGTTGCGGAGAGGCCAAACTTGCGGGGATGCCGCGACCGAGGTCCCGAGGATATAGGGAATTCCGAAAGCAGTTTAGCGCGTCCTCATATGACAAGGCAAGTAAACCAGTCTTCAGGCTGCTTCAGTTCTTCACGTCTCGCCTGGATCGGGTTGGGACACAGAACGGTCATTGATCTGTAGCCCGTGTCTGCCCGGGAGCCTGCACGCTTCTAGCGCCATGTGAAGTCGTAAAGGCGCCATGACTGGCACTGAAATTGAGCCGGTAGACGGCCCGAGGATCAACGGAGAGACCACTCACTGGCATGCTGCACGGATATCGGCACTGAGAGCACTGAGAGTTGACACTCAAACACGAACTCAGTTATACCCAAAGAGCAAAGCCAATTTCGGGTCGGAATATCAATACGGAGTAAAATGGTTGCTGTCCATCTCCGGCACTGGCTGGCCCACGGGGTAACTATCAACCACCCACGATTGAGCTTGATAAGGCTTTCAAACACGTTTGAGAGCCCTGAGCAAAACACAGTAGGTTACGACACCATTTTGTGGCAATCACGACGTGGAAAGTAGAATCCGTGGATGCTGTCTCGAGATTGCAGTCTGGACTTTCATCGTTCAGCCACACGAAGCGGGCAGCCACCTGGGCAGACTTTCACATGCGGGACAAGCTTACATCCTAATCAGGCAATCACCTGCACTGCTAGCCAAAAAACACGCTAGCGTCTGTATATCAAGGCAGAACCCTGTCTCAACTTTCAATCCAACTCCGCAGTGGCACTTGCACCCCATCAGACATCTCCAGTGTCTTATCGATCAGGGATCTTTCTTATCATGAATAACGGATTGTATCTCTTTGGCTCGCTTCAACAAGCTCGACTCTGCAAGAGAGTTGGCGGGGTaagctcaagctcaacgGACTGGCTTGGTCCGACTTGTGGCTCCTCGCCACCCTAGCCCTCATTCGGTTAGAGCGTTTGTTTGCTTGATAGATCATTGTCCCTCTGCTTAGCGATCTCCCAAGAACGAAGAGCACAACCTGAACAACTTAGGCGCCAAGGTCTAGCGTAGGATAGATGGCCTGAGCTGTTACCCTAGGTTCGGCGTATATGCATAATATTCAGCCGTAGTCCGTATGCATAGTTGGACCAACTGCTTCACGACGACGTCACAGGTGCGCTAAACCCGATCAAGGCAACAACAGAGGGCTGTGAGTGGCTGCGCTCGCACTCTGTGGAGCGCCCGATTACTAGCCCAATTCTggtggacgaggagcttcGCTTGAGTTCCCTCGTCCACCCCATTCCACTGTTCTTCATTGAACTTGGACTGTACCCAGCGCGGTGGCCTCTCTGTACGTCTCCCTAACTATAGCAGGAACAGAACTGTTCTCATGCTAATATCCGGCTTTCAAACGCCTAGTTGTCCCCGTCTGCGGTCCGAATTCAGCCAGTGTATACCCATCCCGCCGGAGATAGCGCATGGTCCTATTTAGCCCGATTGacttccttgttcttctttctcggaAGGAAGAGTAGAAGAACTGGATACTTAATACTGGATAAAGGTTTCTTGATGGACAATTGTGGGACGCTGAACGGTCTGCTCGCACCTTGAGAGGCCGCTTTGCGTTCCATAGGGTTCCCCAGCCTACTTTGCCGAGAGTGAATTGGTTCACCTAGACATATCCAGATATACAACGACTAAGCGACTTGAACAAACAGCCCACTGCCCCCAATGGGATACATAGCGGGATGACTGACAACAATCACTCTGAACATGCTTCCTTTACCCCTCCTTCACAACCATCTCCTGCACCTACAATAATGCCAGCGGGAAACAACTGGACTATGGATGAAACTACACGAAACAGACTGCTTAAGAGGTATAAAACCCAGGTAGCCTCTGGAACCTCTACCGTCTGCGCTACTTTAGCTGTGGTACGTCCCAGGCAGAACTCTGCATCCGCTGGAACACTTGCTAATTGCGCAGACCCCTCTCGAGAATGTCAAAACTCGCATGCAAACGTATGTTTCTGGCCACGTCTTACTTCCTGCGCGCCGCTGACTTGACCAGGCACAACTTCCAAAATGTATTCCAGTGTGTTCGATATCTCTGGCGAACGGAAGGTCCCCGTGGCTTTGTTGCTGGTGCGTCTGGTTTTTACCTTGCAATTCCCGGTCAAGACTGACCGAAATAggtgctcttcctcctcttgcCAGCGTCACGGCAGTCCGGGTTGTGAACTTTACTACCTACAATTCTGCTAAACATCGTATATCCGACTTTATCGAAGGAATGACGGGTCAATCCCCTCTGGCCATCTACAACCAACCTGGCAGCGCCCCCACTGTCTCAACAATTTTTACCTTCATCACCGCGGGATTCATTGCTGGAGCGATAACCTCTCCACTGGCTTGTAGGTTTTATATCTTTTTCTTATAATATTGGCAAATTCTAACGGCATAGGTCCTTTCGAACTGGCCAAGAACGTCGTCCAGACATCTGTGCTAGTATCAAATCGTGCCCAAGCTTCCCCGGATGCTGTGAGAGACCACTCATTACGCCACAAGCCCCGTCTCGGAACCGTCCAAGCGATCAAGCAGATTGTACAGCGGTACGGATTCAGAGGTTTGTACACGGGATTCTACCTCCATGCGATGCGGGATACTGTTGGGTCCGGCCTGTATTTTGCGGTCTATGAAACAGTCAAGCAGGTTGCAGCCAGGGAGCTCGGGCCGGATAAGTCTCCATTTGGTGCGCCCATGATTGCCGGTGCAATCTGCAGCACCGTACCTTGGTTTTGCGTGAGTGCTCTAGGAAACTCTGCAGGATCAAATTTCACGGTACTGACGATGACAGACGTATCCGCTTGACACACGCAAGACGCGCGCGCAGAGTGTGCTTCTCGGAAAGACGAAGGAAGTCGGCGAAGCTTCCGCGGCTGTTGCACGGTCCAGCATGTATAAAGGACTGTCAATAATTTTGATCCGCACTGGGGTGAACAACATGATTTTGCTCAGCATCTTCGAATATATTAAGATGCGCATCAACGAGCTGGACGGATGATGTATTTCGGTATTGCCGGCGTCCAGGcgtattagtattatattatctgAACATAGCAATAAATACTAAGTACCAATTTTCAATCTAGTGGGCAATTGTTACCATTGATTCGTAGTGGTTTGTAGGCTGGCTAAGCTATGTATGCAAGTATCGCTGCCTAAGGCACCACCACGTCATCTTGGTTGCCGTGGGGGCAGCCTGCGGGACACTTTTCACATCAACAACtttctcaacctcaaagCGCAGCACCGCGCACCGCCAAAATGACCTCGTACGCTGCCTCCATACATTCTTCAAAAAAATGGCTACATTAACAAATGCAGGAACATCCTCCAGATCCCTTTCCGCCAGTCGCACACTGTCTCCCTCTCAACCGCCCTCACACAATACATCTCCTCCAAATATGACCAGCGGCCGGATATGTTCGCGGATGACCTCCAGATCATCGACCGACTACGAAGCGAAGCCGTGAACGTCCAGGAACCTCACATTAGCGGAATCAGCCGGCTAATCACCTACGCGGCACAACTCAAATGGCTTGGGGGCAAGTTCCCGGTTGATGTACGTCCGCCCTATTCGATCGGCTCGAGTGAGCTTGTTGGATTGACTTGACATGACGTGTAGGTCGGGGTCGAGTTCCCCTGGTATCCTGCTTTTGGGTTTAATACAAGCCGGCCAAGTATTTCTTCCCTCTCTGGATCTCTCCTCGGAATTTTCTCGCAAGGCTAACAAACGGGCACAGTCTCGCAGAATAATATCCGCTTCGAACTCGCAAACATTACCTTCAATCTTGCCGCCCTCTACTCGCAGCTCGCATTCTCCGTAAACCGTACAACGTCCGATGGCCTCAAGCAGGCGTGTAACTATTTCTGCCAGGCCGCTGGGATACTGGCGCATTTGCGAACAGACATTGTCCCCGACATGCGCTCGGCTCCGCCGGAGGACATGGACGAGATGACATTACAGAGTCTAGAAGAACTAATACTGGCCCAGGCGCAGGAATGTTT
This genomic interval from Aspergillus puulaauensis MK2 DNA, chromosome 7, nearly complete sequence contains the following:
- a CDS encoding uncharacterized protein (SECRETED:SignalP(1-22)), which codes for MKLAAAIALNLAVLAVTAPTSTNVERANPVEGIMEMLNLGQQHSSSAATPTPTPTVVPNSNMNFPGEKATGIQQHGAASSAVIKPTESSHFHVSAAATSSVSVSDATASASSTPSASASAKPESPIAGVPIVGPVLANVLGL
- a CDS encoding putative sterol carrier protein (COG:I;~EggNog:ENOG410PHV6;~InterPro:IPR016039,IPR020613,IPR020617,IPR020616, IPR020615;~PFAM:PF00108,PF02803;~go_function: GO:0016746 - transferase activity, transferring acyl groups [Evidence IEA];~go_function: GO:0016747 - transferase activity, transferring acyl groups other than amino-acyl groups [Evidence IEA]) — translated: MGKKPAGPAYVLGVGMTKFIKPRGKVDYNELGFEAGVKAMLDAKINYDEVDQGVACYVYGDSTCGQRVFYQFGLTQIPVYNVNNNCSTGSTGLAMARTLVSHGAADCVLVVGFEKMSPGSLQSVYNDRANPTGLLGMMMAETRGITNAPGAAQMFGNAGREYIEKYGAKPEDFAEIARVNHEHSKRNPYSQFQDEYTLEQVLKSPMIHEPLTKLQCCPTSDGAAATVVVSQEFLDARPQLKDQAILIAGQQLATDNNTLYNQSSIDLMGFGMARDACRAAIAEAGVNVKDIKVCELHDCFSANEMITIDALELSEPGKAHEMVAKGDITYGGKMVINPSGGLISKGHPLGATGLAQCTELVWHLRGWANNRLVPGTDACLQHNLGLGGAVVVTVYKRADGKVAQPVPSADIARITGLGYNPAVEAKGFTAEQAKLVLSKTASDSWALADAQEKVIARF
- a CDS encoding putative mitochondrial carrier protein (COG:C;~EggNog:ENOG410PISP;~InterPro:IPR018108,IPR023395,IPR002067;~PFAM:PF00153;~go_process: GO:0055085 - transmembrane transport [Evidence IEA]); its protein translation is MTDNNHSEHASFTPPSQPSPAPTIMPAGNNWTMDETTRNRLLKRYKTQVASGTSTVCATLAVTPLENVKTRMQTHNFQNVFQCVRYLWRTEGPRGFVAGALPPLASVTAVRVVNFTTYNSAKHRISDFIEGMTGQSPLAIYNQPGSAPTVSTIFTFITAGFIAGAITSPLACPFELAKNVVQTSVLVSNRAQASPDAVRDHSLRHKPRLGTVQAIKQIVQRYGFRGLYTGFYLHAMRDTVGSGLYFAVYETVKQVAARELGPDKSPFGAPMIAGAICSTVPWFCTYPLDTRKTRAQSVLLGKTKEVGEASAAVARSSMYKGLSIILIRTGVNNMILLSIFEYIKMRINELDG